The Caenorhabditis elegans chromosome II genome has a segment encoding these proteins:
- the spv-1 gene encoding F-BAR domain-containing protein (Confirmed by transcript evidence) — MAFLQTLPTRAASSSSLVRSDRSIDEGVASCDGSSSLTSLRRNAINPDDEGALPDTKRHKKTSYAGRTFDNHEISTAAQSHHIQRTVQPSKCSACDTLSILYTVQCIDCGGQWHKACFPRIQQVCGQAAKLVDRRTSIFGVPLKGLLEHQNRHIPLIIEKSIDQLQRRGLRAKGIYRTCGVKSKIEEICNAFERSSSDDEVCLDNENPMNLASVVKLYLRKLPEPLLTFELYDDFVRLGTECCSAQASGSNCEEERVEQLRQLARKLPVHNYETLKFIMLHLNRVSWFHEVNLMSTSNLSTVIAPSLIWMSPKRIDHTSAIMHTQYTNKAIEVMIRNSYHIFGMDRQADWQSFFSRYSVEEPPKEEEEEDCGNESDIEDDIEDLDEQDRSDEDDDEEIFLPPTPDILKTTRKPVEQTTSLPNPKLPVERISSGRRSNNNEPPTIVQRRTNDISRRSDMGDKRKSYTTSIVIAPRDGSPDHVDQIQIIERDVYDKGASLEQDKVESTRL; from the exons ATGGCATTCCTACAAACCCTGCCCACTCGAGCTGCCAGTAGTAGCAGTCTTGTCAG ATCGGATCGCTCAATTGACGAGGGTGTAGCATCATGTGATGGTTCATCATCTCTAACATCTCTTCGAAGAAACGCAATAAATCCCGATGACGAAGGAGCTCTTCCAGACACCAAACGTCATAAAAAGACGAGTTATGCCGGTCGAACATTTGATAATCATGAGATTTCAACGGCAGCACAATCTCATCACATTCAACGAACTGTGCAACCGTCGAAATGTTCTGCTTGTGACACATTGTCCATCCTGTACACAGTTCAGTGTATAGATTGTGGTGGACAATGGCATAAAGCTTGCTTTCCAAGG attcaacaaGTTTGCGGTCAAGCAGCAAAATTAGTGGATCGTCGAACATCAATATTTGGAGTTCCATTGAAAGGACTTTTAGAGCATCAAAATAGACATATCCcgttaattattgaaaaaagtattgatcAGTTACAGAGGAGAGGTTTACGAGCTAAA GGAATATATCGAACATGCGgtgtaaaatcaaaaatagaagaaatcTGCAACGCATTTGAAAGAAGTTCATCAGACGATGAAGTTTGTTTAGACAATGAAAATCCAATGAATCTTGCTTCCGTCGTCAAATTGTATCTACGAAAACTACCAGAACCACTTCTaacttttgaactttatgATGATTTTGTGAGATTAGGAACAGAATGTTGTTCTGCACAAGCATCTGGATCAAATTGTGAAGAAGAAAGAGTAGAACAATTGAGACAATTGGCTCGAAAACTACCGGTGCACAATTACGAGACACTCAAATTTATAATGCTCCATTTGAACAGGGTTTCCTG GTTCCACGAAGTGAATCTTATGAGTACTTCAAATTTATCCACAGTAATTGCTCCATCCTTAATTTGGATGTCTCCAAAACGAATAGATCATACTTCTGCAATTATGCATACTCAGTATACAAACAAAGCAATTGAAGTGATGATTCGAAACTCATATCACATTTTTGGAATGGATCGACAGGCCGATTGGCAAAGTTTCTTTTCGAGATATAGTGTTGAAGAGCCaccaaaagaagaagaagaagaagattgTGGGAATGAATCAGATATTGAAGATGACATTGAAGATTTGGATGAGCAAGATAGAtctgatgaagatgatgatgaagagatATTCTTGCCTCCAACTCCAGATATTCTGAAAACAACGAGGAAACCTGTGGAGCAGACAACATCTCTTCCTAACCcaaaat taCCCGTTGAAAGAATATCAAGTGGTAGACGATCAAATAACAATGAGCCACCAACAATAGTTCAAAGAAGGACCAATGATATTTCAAGACGAAGTGATATGGGTGATAAGAGGAAGAGTTATACAACATCAATTGTCATTGCACCTAGAG atgGATCACCAGATCACGTTgatcaaattcaaataatcgAACGGGATGTATATGACAAAGGAGCTTCATTGGAGCAAGATAAG GTTGAATCGACACGTCTTTGA
- the spv-1 gene encoding F-BAR domain-containing protein (Partially confirmed by transcript evidence): MDFERGRNWIRNRHIVSSVHHTPSRSSTLGRWKQNNSTDSYLRQSGPLNSVSQTLQRRHSTHQTNPDPNDQSTEKVMEIDKLLISRTDGVDVAFERTKAWSTYSKDVISYVRARIQLEQDHARKVHTLVDTSRRDINKPFMPLREIFENSFDTEVEMVTHTKETTEHLKDRVVEALDARRKEHDTVRNALKVEWTKATKSLHDCEESYEKSKITLRMREEALKKARESCLRTESSPPEREASRRRRDLEKKSRAVEEAMIKKEEAERQVVSITAELRKKRRDIDKTKESVVERLRELIFQCEQTTKACTVHYFTSLAALWARLPGAFHELSNATRDYQPGTEYMAFLQTLPTRAASSSSLVRSDRSIDEGVASCDGSSSLTSLRRNAINPDDEGALPDTKRHKKTSYAGRTFDNHEISTAAQSHHIQRTVQPSKCSACDTLSILYTVQCIDCGGQWHKACFPRIQQVCGQAAKLVDRRTSIFGVPLKGLLEHQNRHIPLIIEKSIDQLQRRGLRAKGIYRTCGVKSKIEEICNAFERSSSDDEVCLDNENPMNLASVVKLYLRKLPEPLLTFELYDDFVRLGTECCSAQASGSNCEEERVEQLRQLARKLPVHNYETLKFIMLHLNRVSWFHEVNLMSTSNLSTVIAPSLIWMSPKRIDHTSAIMHTQYTNKAIEVMIRNSYHIFGMDRQADWQSFFSRYSVEEPPKEEEEEDCGNESDIEDDIEDLDEQDRSDEDDDEEIFLPPTPDILKTTRKPVEQTTSLPNPKLPVERISSGRRSNNNEPPTIVQRRTNDISRRSDMGDKRKSYTTSIVIAPRDGSPDHVDQIQIIERDVYDKGASLEQDKVESTRL, translated from the exons ATGGATTTTGAACGAGGAAGGAATTGGATAAg aaaccgTCATATTGTTTCATCGGTTCATCATACGCCGAGTAGAAGTTCAACGTTAGGTCGCTGGAAACAAAAT aattcCACTGATTCATATCTACGGCAGAGTGGTCCTCTTAACTCAGTATCTCAAACATTGCAACGGAGACATTCCACTCATCAAACCAATCCGGATCCCAATGATC AGTCGACTGAAAAAGTGATGGAGATTGATAAGCTGCTGATCTCAAGAACAGATGGTGTAGACGTGGCTTTTGAAAGAACAAAAGCTTGGAGTACATACAGTAAAGATGTTATATCCTACGTAAGAGCAAGAATACAATTAGAACAGGATCATGCAAGAAAGGTTCATACACTGGTTGACACTTCGAGGCGAGATATCAATAAA ccattcaTGCCGTTGAgagaaatattcgaaaattcatTTGACACGGAAGTTGAAATGGTAACACATACAAAAGAAACAACGGAACATTTGAAAGATCGGGTTGTAGAAGCATTGGATGCTCGAAGAAAAGAACATGATACGGTTAGAAATGCTTTGAAAGTTGAATGGACAAAAGCTACAAAATCATTG cacgaTTGTGAAGAGtcatatgaaaaatcgaaaatcactTTACGGATGCGAGaagaagctttgaaaaaagcGAGAGAAAGTTGCCTCCGAACAGAAAGTTCACCTCCAGAACGAGAAGcatcaagaagaagaagagattTAGAAAAGAAAAGTCGAGCTGTAGAAGAAGCCATGATTAAG AAGGAAGAAGCTGAGCGACAGGTGGTCTCAATAACAGCTGAATTGAGAAAGAAACGAAGAGATATAGACAAAACCAAG GAAAGCGTAGTCGAACGACTTCGTGAGCTCATATTCCAGTGTGAGCAGACTACAAAAGCGTGCACAGTTCATTATTTTACG TCTCTGGCGGCGCTTTGGGCGCGATTGCCAGGTGCATTTCACGAATTGTCGAATGCAACAAGGGACTATCAACCGGGCACCGAGTACATGGCATTCCTACAAACCCTGCCCACTCGAGCTGCCAGTAGTAGCAGTCTTGTCAG ATCGGATCGCTCAATTGACGAGGGTGTAGCATCATGTGATGGTTCATCATCTCTAACATCTCTTCGAAGAAACGCAATAAATCCCGATGACGAAGGAGCTCTTCCAGACACCAAACGTCATAAAAAGACGAGTTATGCCGGTCGAACATTTGATAATCATGAGATTTCAACGGCAGCACAATCTCATCACATTCAACGAACTGTGCAACCGTCGAAATGTTCTGCTTGTGACACATTGTCCATCCTGTACACAGTTCAGTGTATAGATTGTGGTGGACAATGGCATAAAGCTTGCTTTCCAAGG attcaacaaGTTTGCGGTCAAGCAGCAAAATTAGTGGATCGTCGAACATCAATATTTGGAGTTCCATTGAAAGGACTTTTAGAGCATCAAAATAGACATATCCcgttaattattgaaaaaagtattgatcAGTTACAGAGGAGAGGTTTACGAGCTAAA GGAATATATCGAACATGCGgtgtaaaatcaaaaatagaagaaatcTGCAACGCATTTGAAAGAAGTTCATCAGACGATGAAGTTTGTTTAGACAATGAAAATCCAATGAATCTTGCTTCCGTCGTCAAATTGTATCTACGAAAACTACCAGAACCACTTCTaacttttgaactttatgATGATTTTGTGAGATTAGGAACAGAATGTTGTTCTGCACAAGCATCTGGATCAAATTGTGAAGAAGAAAGAGTAGAACAATTGAGACAATTGGCTCGAAAACTACCGGTGCACAATTACGAGACACTCAAATTTATAATGCTCCATTTGAACAGGGTTTCCTG GTTCCACGAAGTGAATCTTATGAGTACTTCAAATTTATCCACAGTAATTGCTCCATCCTTAATTTGGATGTCTCCAAAACGAATAGATCATACTTCTGCAATTATGCATACTCAGTATACAAACAAAGCAATTGAAGTGATGATTCGAAACTCATATCACATTTTTGGAATGGATCGACAGGCCGATTGGCAAAGTTTCTTTTCGAGATATAGTGTTGAAGAGCCaccaaaagaagaagaagaagaagattgTGGGAATGAATCAGATATTGAAGATGACATTGAAGATTTGGATGAGCAAGATAGAtctgatgaagatgatgatgaagagatATTCTTGCCTCCAACTCCAGATATTCTGAAAACAACGAGGAAACCTGTGGAGCAGACAACATCTCTTCCTAACCcaaaat taCCCGTTGAAAGAATATCAAGTGGTAGACGATCAAATAACAATGAGCCACCAACAATAGTTCAAAGAAGGACCAATGATATTTCAAGACGAAGTGATATGGGTGATAAGAGGAAGAGTTATACAACATCAATTGTCATTGCACCTAGAG atgGATCACCAGATCACGTTgatcaaattcaaataatcgAACGGGATGTATATGACAAAGGAGCTTCATTGGAGCAAGATAAG GTTGAATCGACACGTCTTTGA